The following proteins are encoded in a genomic region of Streptomyces sp. NBC_01723:
- the tpg gene encoding telomere-protecting terminal protein Tpg, with product MTDPVGDGLDRSLEAAFTRPLPRSAQARMRYLVKQLKGTGAVARLLGVSQRTVERYVKGQLKRPRPDLRDRMEREVRKRWQPKVRQRARTKASTTDGLILSTRARFGFTAAPGTTDDARVRDITQALTPQWADRLFTARDQGATEQQLQRIAAEGLAEMYFRYNNTRAHGLGVEFTDIDRLDIGL from the coding sequence ATGACAGACCCGGTCGGGGACGGCCTGGACCGCTCCCTGGAGGCAGCCTTCACCCGCCCCCTTCCCCGCAGCGCCCAAGCCCGGATGAGGTACCTGGTCAAGCAACTCAAGGGCACCGGGGCCGTCGCCCGACTCCTCGGCGTCTCCCAGCGCACCGTGGAGCGCTACGTCAAGGGACAGCTCAAACGGCCCCGCCCGGACCTGCGCGACCGCATGGAACGCGAGGTCAGAAAGCGCTGGCAGCCGAAGGTGCGGCAACGGGCCAGGACAAAGGCGTCCACCACAGACGGCCTGATCCTCTCCACCCGGGCCCGCTTCGGCTTCACCGCGGCTCCCGGCACCACGGACGACGCCCGAGTCCGCGACATCACCCAGGCCCTCACCCCCCAGTGGGCGGACCGCCTGTTCACCGCCCGCGACCAGGGCGCCACCGAACAGCAGCTCCAGCGCATCGCCGCCGAGGGCCTCGCCGAGATGTACTTCCGCTACAACAACACCCGCGCCCACGGCCTGGGCGTGGAGTTCACCGACATCGACCGGCTCGACATCGGCCTGTAG